GAAAATTTAGGTTAACATACAGCATGTCAACTCcaaatcttttaataaaaatcataaatttttggTTGTTGACCCAAATTTTTCTGTAGAGTTTAGATCTACAGGTATACAATGCAATTTAAGGTACTTTTCAtgttaattaatttgaatatcaTGTGAGCAGCTTTTGCCTATCATTGTGGAAAAAAGATTTGTTTAGATAAAAGCATGTATTGATACCTCAGTATGGAATTTGTTGTCACAATGATAAAGAGAGCGGTTGATAGGTCGGTACGCCTCAAAGTCCATGTTGATCAATTTTTCCTTTCCTTCCTCGGTAATTATTGTTCCACAAAATATCACAAGTCCATTTTTTGGAACTAAAGTAATAAAACTtacaaatgtacacattttGAATTGAAAGTGTATCtagaataaaatatgtattatacattatttataattttgaaaatatttatctacCAATGTGCTTTTTTCTAAGAGATATCTATATAACCTGTCATTAAAActgtaattaatatatataaacttatggcaatttattaaaaaaaaaaccataaaaaaagcCATGcaatttaattgttaaaaaaagcaATAGCATAAGCCTTCTAAGATATCCCATTTACCCAACACAATATCCTAAAAACATTTATGCAGTACAATGTTTTCTACAATGTTTTTGACAGaatgtttaagaaatgttttaacATGGTAGAGGTCCTTAACCTCCATCTCAACATATCACTGACCTGTTCTGTACAGTTTCAACCTCTGCTGTACGGAAGATATCGCACTCTGGACCGACTGACGGTTCACTCGGCTCTTGATTCTGGCAGCTGTTCCCATCTCCTCTGTCAACATTTTGTTGACAATGGACAACTGTCCATTCTGAGGGACGATCAATGATATCATGCTGGTTCCATTGCTGCAAAAGGATACATTTAATCACTCACCACTCATTACATGTCTAGTCATAGTAAATAACTGAACATGGAAATCCTTATACATTGATTCCCAATTAGTTTCACGAAAGAGATTTAAGGAAACAATTTctcttattttaaacattttaaatctcTGTCAAAAATTCCTAATTCATGTCAATttccatgcattaaaattaGAATTAGGAGGTCCAAAAATCATGGATTatctaagagagagagagagagagagagagagagggagagttATACCCTCTTGCATTGTCCAAACTTTGAATAAGCTTCTTTACTCTCCAAAGTTCTACATCCATATTTGAGGATGATGTAGCAGTCTCAAACCTGCCGGCCACtgccattttaaattatttggtATACGAAATTTTGTGTCGCTCTGTTTAAATAGAAAAACTTTGCACAACATGGTGCAAGGGCGTTGCGCAATATTTACCAAATTCACTGTCGACGAAGTGcctcaaatataaaataaaccaTAGGCTTTCACAAACATTTCTCTGCGCTTACTCAAGATTTTAAGTTGTACGTAAAATTATTCGATCAAAAGACaatttcaagtacgacttatTGTTTAGAGTTGCCAGAGAAGCCACCAAGTGTGACCAACAACTGAGAAGAGAACAAGAATGACGGTACGTATCTCCTTTTGATGTGTACAAATGGGgaaattaaaagattttggTATTATTTTGAAACTCATACTTTCCTAAAACGTTAAACTTTCCCGAATTATATATTAAGGGACACTTTGGTCCAGCTGTTCAGCAGTTTTCAACAGTGtcaataatcatgataatgtaCACCTAGCACCTGATACAGCGAACTTTTGAAAATCATCTTTCATTATTGCAATTTAACGTCAGCAGATCAGCTTACATTATTCTCAACTCTTTTTAACTTTTCATATGCTTATGATTACTTTAATCAATGATACGGATCATGACACATAGAAAGCTTTAAAACTCTCTATTTTTAACCATGATATCCATTAACTGTGACCTGATCTTGGGCACTTGTCAGGTAAGTCAGGATTTTAATTTAGTTGGACTGATCAGACCACCCTTTTGAATAGATAAGTCCGAGTAGATATAATTGGGTGCCCAAGTTGATTCTTACATTTCACAACTTTTATTAGAACTGTCAAGGAGGAAGACTAGGACTTAAGGTGGGTTGCTGGTTTGCTTTCGTTGTCAAATTCTTTACTCAATTTAGACAACTCGACTGGCTGTTTTGTCCACAtttgtttatgacgtcataacggAGAGATCTCAAGGTTTCCCGCTTCACATTTTCTAACGTCAAATGctcttaattaaataaaaatgaaataaatctaaaataaagtaattcaaTTTAGGTCTATAGTGTAAATACTTAAGTAGTAATTCATACCAAGTCTTAGTTTTCATGAAAGAATCGTAAGTTGGAAATGCAGATTGGAAGCAATACATCATAACTACGTAGATTATTAGCAAGAATTGGAGCGTTACTTTTTAGCTCTATGTGAAATTGTCCATAAAAGCTAAGTAATGACAGTAATGATAGTCTTAAACTACAGATTGCAGATTGGAAGCAATACATCATAACTACGTAGATTATTAGCAAGAATTGGAGCGTTACTTTTATAACTCTATGTGAAATTGTCCATAAAAGCCATGTAGTCTCaaacttgagagagagagagagaaagagagagagatgtgtTTGTAAAATAGTTTGGGTCGGTAATAAttcttcaaaagaaaaaaactaacAAGCATTTATAGTAAGTATATCATAACTATTTTGACCGAAAAAAGGGAGGAGCAAAGCTggggaattaaattttttaaattagttgCGAAGATTTTGATAACCAAAATAAAAGTCCATATCTTACAAATATCATCCGTTTTCTAGACTTGAGACTAtttgcatatatttacatcctaCTAGATCACCATGCATTTGAGTAAAATACACATGCTAATGGTGAGCTTTAAGAACAGCTAGGATTCTGATAAGTGCATACAGAGTCAAGGGGTATAATCATCTTCAATTGCTACTTGTTACCCTTGGCTAGAGAATATTccttttataagaaaaaatacatactgATTGTGATATGAGCAGAACTTGTATACTTACAAGTCAAGTTAAGTACAAGTCAAGTTTAAGATTTATACCAGGTGTATGCTTATAGTCAATTTCTTTAAACTGCAGGTTTACTAATCCTGTAAGTATGGCCGATGCTTCCCCAAATCTGAGTTGTACAGAAACAAACAAGTCGGAACCAGGGGGTGATATAGAGGCAGACTTGCAGAAAATCCTCAATGGCCAACATGTTCCCGTGAATCACATTGCTGTGGGATTAGACAGAATAGGTAAGACAACGGGTGCTTTATGTGTGTAGTATTTCAAAAATGTGTAGTCATTATATCTAGGAGGTCTTAACCCATTGGCAAATAATAACCACCACAGATGGTAAAGAGCTCTTGTGACCACTATAGTACTCATCCtttaaatttcaagatattCATTGTGTTtgcataataattatttttaaaatatctatctTTCAATGCTCTTAACAAATATTATTGTACTCTTCAGGTAATTTTGTCCCTAAAACCAAAAAGACTGTGTACTACATTGTGGGTGCCATCCTCATCAATGATGCTGGTCAGATTCTGATGATCCAGGAAGCCAAGTATTCCTGTTACGGACAATGGTACCTGCCCTGTGGACGTGTGGAGAGGGAGGAGAGCTTTGTGGTGTGTATACATAGGTGGAATCGAAATGTGATATTGGCTTCATTGCCCTAAAGATTTATAGGCATGTTTAGCCCATAAGCAATAACCATTGTAACAAGAGCCATTAGCAATAAATCTCATTTTGGTACAGAACctttttaacaagagcttggactttgggtagttgtgtcaaacagcattgtgatgtacatgtaggcctGTCCATTTCATTGATGGCcactcagtcatggctctttgaaatcaacaagatttgtgtTGCTTTTCAGGaaagactacgcaatctgtgcatatttcacttgaaaccagcatcACTTTAACTTGTGTTGATGCAAGTaatagatagttacgtcctaccaaaagtccaaggtctAGTTAAAATGGTTCAATTAGttttcaaacttaaaaaaaatgattgatgaGTTTTGTATTCAGCTAATAAGAATGTGGGTGAATAAAGTGATGTTATATATCCTTGTGGTTGTATGGCTCTTGCAGGAGGCTTGCAAGAGGGAGGTGGAGGAGGAAGCAGGTTTAACCTTTGAACCCACAACCTTACTTTGTGTAGAATATGGCTCAGGGTATTACTATAGGCTGACATTCACAGGGCATGTAACaggtagaaaaataataattgttttactttagaaatttagaaaaaaagtatGCATATCtagaaattaaatttcaaagattCATTTGGAGGTCACATGACACTGGATACCAGAACATGTACTTGATAGTTAGGAGTATTTGATAAATTACCAGTAAGGAGAACTTAAAAACAGATATTcatttataacatgtatttcattaggTGGGAAACTGAAAACCCTGGAGCACAAAGATAAGGAGTCGCTACAGGCAGAGTGGATAGACCCTGTACACATACAGAACAAGTTACTTCCCATCAGGTAGTAAGGCATTCACAATCATCAATGTTTCTGGGGATATTCAGCTCCAAAATAGGAAACACACAATTTCACCCCTGTATTACTCTGTGATTGCAGCAGTGTTTGGTTGGCTTCAAAAATTATAGACTGAATAGATGTTTCATTCATTTAGTACCGGtatgtaaaaaagataaaatggcTTCATTGGTAGTTCATGCAGGAAGCAaatattgcaggaaaaatacataacctagctgagattaaattttttttaatagctcATCAAATGAATGAGGTTCTACTCAAATTAATTCTGTTAACAACATATTTACCAATAATTTGAGGGAAAAATCAGAATGTTAAAGAGTTAATTTGTATTGTAGAGCCAAGGACATTCTTCCATTGATCAAACTTGGGTACAAACACTGGGAGAGAACTGTGGAACAGCGCTTCAGACCCTGCCTACCTCTGTTGTACAAACATAAACATATTATCAACAGGCCCCTCATTGTGCAGAAAATGTCAGATAGGTAAGCAATGAAGCAAATTTCTATTTAGAttgaaatacagtaaaacacagttatgGTTAACACGATTATAATAAGTTAATGCTTacaatgaaatcattttatttcccAATCTTAAGAATATATCATAAACTTATTTGATGTAACAGATTAAGTTTAAAGCAAATCAAAATCACTTGCCACTACTagtataaccatgttttaccaTATAAATGTCAGATCATTTTGGTTCATAGGGTGTTTTTAATTGATAGACACAATTTTGTGATATTAGATTTACCGGAATCTTATATATCTCTGTACTCAAAAATTGCTATAGAGCCAAACGACAATAGGATTTGCAGTATTTAGAGTTAAGTTTTTAATTTCAGTGAGATCTATGTATTGGTGAACTCTGAAGGTGGATCACACTTCCCCTGTGGTGTAGATTTCAGTAGGACCCCATCAGCTCTTCTGACAGCTTACTTTATACTTAAGGTAATACATTGAGGTTCCCTCTGGTGAAAGCAATTTATGCTGATATCCATgcagatttcattttttaattaatgtaatATTGATATGagaattttttataaagaacAGTGTCttctttcttcctttctttGACTCCGTTCATCTAATGTCATATTCTACAATTCAGTTTAAAATTCAACTTCTTGTATGAATAGTTGAGAATACTTAAAGCATCAATAAGAAGagtaagacattttaaaattgaacatttcaatcatttaaaaaaggTGCTTTATATATCCTTGTTTGAGTCATACAATGAGAAAAGTTAGACAGTTGAAaactaaaaaatttaatcattttaaaaagtgctTTAAATATCTCTGTCCATCTGATGAGTCATACAAgtaattgacatatttttgaggTATAAGAATTTCTATAAACATTAGTCAATTTAAAAAGTCACAGTGTTAATGGGTACATAGTATaatgtacacatgtatgtaCCCAATACAAGTCTGTATTTTGTACAATGTATGCCCAGgtacaatacatgtacccaGTAGAATGTGAGAACCAATTCAATGTATATGTACCCAATACCATCCTATGAGTACCAATTgctgtttaaaaatttgcaataattttGCAGGAGGCTATAGGAAACACAAAGGGGTTCAAACCCCGGATCTGTGGCCTGGTCAACCTGGAATACGGTGGACAACCAGGTAGTAAAGAGGACGGAATTTGTTTCTCCATTCTAGTTTCTCTCGATGCACCAAAACTTCCTGAACTGGAAAACTCAGTGTATAAGTGGATAAAAGTCCAGGACTCAGCTCTGATTCAGAACATTGTCTTACTGTTTGAGGATGGGAAAAGTGTGCCCTTCATTGACTTAAGTGCTGGGAGATCCTAGGTGCTTAAACTGCCCCTAAAACTTAGCCCAAAAccaaaatgatattgtatgtGTTTATCTACCGTATACgtgtacaattttgttttttatcataAGTGCTTGTACtctatgtttacatgtactggtaatttttaaagtgatttaaaaaagagctttttttaaagttatgtcaaaatgcatgtattttgttgttgttttttttatattttggtttgttttattttttgtttttgattttacttttttgttggttgtttttattttatttttgttattgcaTAGCTGATATTAGTGTTGTCTTATTAGCAAGAAATGTCTTCCGCCTTGTTATATCCATTAGACACTGACAGggattttgctttttttttttttttttttgaataagaacttgtacatttacattaattttcaaattacgcTTTGTTCCTTTCATCGGAGATGAAAAAGGCATAATTAAAGGTGGGTTTCCAATTTATTGGTGTATATTCATTTTCATAGAGCTATTAGATAATTATAAAAATGCTTGATATATTTGATctcatattttgtaataaataatgatattctCATGCATATTAAATAGTCTATAAATGTACTGGAACTCCTATTTTATTGACAgaccatttaagtacatgtccaacaattttaaaatcaaacacaaaatatataacaaatatttgattttaatgtataaaCAAGGATATTCTTCTTtcatgtgtattttttacattttaagatAGATATTTAAATGAGCATACTcgtctcaattaaaaaaaataccaaaagttTTAACCCCTCCCTCTACCCCAATTTGTCATTTTTACTGTAATATTGTGTCTGTAAGTTAATACAactttttgtgaattttttaatattaatctcagaaatgagaaaaaaattttttcaATAACCAAAGCTATGTCCGACcacctttaaaaacaaaacaaaacaaaacatttaaaggaTAAAGCTTGTGCTCTCTTTCTTCATACCATTATTTATGATCTTGCCAAGGAACAAAAGTGCAATGTTGTAAATTCATATTATGTAATGTTATATTTCAATCAGACCTTCTGCTAATGTCATCTCCAGCATCTTActtcataagaaaaaaaatattcaacttgaTTCTATCCTTTCTAGAGAACTAAATGTAATGTCATCATGTTTACAATACTTCTGAATTCTTTATTACTATAGTAACTAACAATCAAAGATGAGACATATtgtaaaagatacatgtactactctGTGGCCTAGAAAGGGGCTATAGCTTTGTATCAACAGAATTTGTGTTATTTTTGGCTGTGATTGTTGTTAGACATCAtctatattgatataaataaatttgaaaagaaaacaaaatccccTAATCTATACATATCTTACTaccaaaggaaatatttttaacgtcaGGTGTCTGTAAATATAGTACCGGTAAGTTCCACTAAAACATGTGGGTATGCTGTCATGCACCATATCTCTCCTGTTTGACACCAAATAACAAAGATGTTTTAAATCCTGTCCTTAATTTGTGTATGGTAGGaccaaaaataaagattttggACAAATTAAGGTaggacaaaaaataaagattttggAATTGGGTCGGATGTTCAACACTGCTATGTATAGTGAGGAAGGAAGTGATATAAATCTCGAGCCGATTAAAGGTCAGGgttgcgttcaagatcgtagctgctacgTAGTGCTACGTAGTTGAACGGTaggctagcctagccgctaggtaGATATTCGttgcttaaatattttaatatacctAGCCGTCCGttcaatagacctagatatctacgacctagcggctagactagctgctacgatcttgaacgcagcccagtTATTGTGCTATCTTCGTTTTTAGCTAACCCGAACCAAAGCATCTATATCATTTCGTTTGTTGTCCTTCTTTTCTTCCTTCTGTCTGCGATCTGTCAGACTTTTGCTAACATTTCCCCAACAGAACCAGAGACATTTTCATAGAACAACGAACACTAACGCTTGATTCCGGTTTGAATCCCGCTTACACTTTAAACCCGTTTATTTAAGAATTTCCATTCcattcgccccccccccccccccccccccccaggttATGAAGTATTAGAAATATAATTCTTGGCTAAAATTACATTATGTACATACTATGAACAAATTCCTTTTGTgtgattttttaacttcttcctTACAGCACTTTATCAAAGACagttttgttgtttaaaattgTTCTGTATCTTAAACTAATGCCAATAATGCTTCCGGCTCGTTTTCTTCCTCCTTCTTTGGATAAAGTGTGGCTGTGTAGAATAAATTTGCCGTTTTAACCGGAAGAACTCCAAGATAACGGTAGGTGCCGACTTTGTTTTAGTTGGTTAATTCCTTTTGTTAATGTGAATTTCATGGGTTGAGTTTTTCCATGTCGAAAGTGTTTGCATTTTGATTTGGATGCTTTAATGATTACCTCTATTGCCCTCACATGTCATGTAAAGTACGGgggtctttaaaaaaattacaagtacCATGTCGGTCTCTGtcatgtatttttcattaagGTCGTAGCCAACACATTAAATTATACACcaacatttattttgatatgtaaAGTTTCGTCCCTTTTGACGTAAACTTCCTATAAAATCAACcattattttatattacttttttgttctccaaatatttttacatttaactaGAAATcggtaagtcatgagttcgaattcTGCAAGgactttaataatttttacctttcgaaatttttcaaaacatgttttttggttaaatatttctaaatttaaaaattcttaaccgatggaagtattttgattatagcGTGCTTTTATCCACATTATATTACGGACAGGTGTTCCATACCGCTTTAAAAGCAGCATGTTTGTCACCACGGAGCACGGTTACGTCCAAAACATCCATGTACAATTCATCATAATACCCACATTCTACACTTAAGTCTACACTTAAGTTCTTTTCTCTTGTCTCATAAAACGCCTCTATACCACTTGTCATCTTGTTTGCtcacaattgttacaaaaatatgttataaattctctgatgatttttttttaccgtgTACTAGTATCTCTTCATTCCCAGTAAGGACAACTTTGAAACCCAGTTGACGTTACGTTCGACCAAATATCAGCAATTTTACTGATAAcctagtatatttttttttagggcTGTTGATGtccaaaacacagttttattacCCTAAATTGTATTACTTTAATACAGAAATGcgcaaataacattttatttatgttttttgcATACTAGTACTATTCATTCAAACCAGGCAGTGAAATTTGCTAAAGCATGACAGGAAGCGTTTTTTTCCTTCTGtactatggagggtaatcgtgttcaaaaatccagacatgtaaacttgtaaatccgaatatgcaatcgtgttgatgtgtgagcctgagtatgaatatgtgtaattctgatcgtgtaacctataaaactcgggcataaacacgtgtaagatttgacacagttccttcgcatgatgcacattttgcaactttattgtttacataagttaactaaaccttcaactttgcacactttcaatccgtagtttctgcatttgtaacttcaggctcggcaaaaGCACATCtaacatgatacaaattgacaaatgtaaagtctacaagtttgtcgaattttgacatgaccttatatggtaactgccttgctgcgggaaaaggcatgccgtaaccgccggaatggacgaaaaataaacataatatttagcTAAACTGAACattgcaataagcttttaattaacgacaccttttctatcgaaaacaccggtattatttttagaaaaaaattaaggtatgattgaaactggaccaaacaagAAGCggttcatgtagaaaaaaaatcgttgccgatgtgacgaatgcgctaatttccgtaatataattctcatggtattataaaaggaaatgcctaatatcttatttctcaaaaaaaaaatctgacatgttatttaaactggaatatacgtcaatgcgtactcttttctagaaatgacggatcaagaaatttcctaagggggtaattatattttgagcggcatggggttagaagaccgccgtgaggtcccatgtaactccattgcttctgaattctaagaattttgagagaTAATTTTTAACTGGGTCtccgattattgaaatagtaaaaatggcgggcgggcgagtggctgtcaaaaaggtacccttattgtaccgataactcctcgaacagttttcaaggtaggaagttgttcttttgcagatcaattatacatatatcagaggtatgcaaattgctagaattttgatttctgataatttatgaaaaaatatcagctgttgaacttagtcatttttgggcaataacattgcatatagagtactccatttctttggataggtagtatttatcaattcaggattgacaaatggactatggatactgttcacacaaaagaaaacccggtttgctgtcacatttgcaactttactcttgttatttttctgaattagttagaataaacgacctgcaaagatttggtaatttttcgcggaaaaatttatgttactttacatgtatttataaatgtacTTTCTTTTTGTTGTGgaagtgaaagataaataataacacaatcttcaataataataataaaaaaaattagcgcatattttttgtgcgccttaaattgaagttttactatgggaggcactgtagctcccaggtcgtccatctgaattttttcagaccgggagctacagacctgcagctagctagttcacaagtggctgtaaagctgtattataaaAGTTCTCCAAAAAATTTTATCAAccaacttcacaaagtgagtctgtattgaaccgacgTTCAGGCCGTCATATATACTCAtatcccgtaataattgcttgaaataataaaaaaaaaaaatgccaatttttaccttcatgataggcttttttccctatatattgccgacaatgcaaagaaacatttcttaaaatatctatacacattttaatttcacgacagttaaccttatctttggaatttttattcatttttttaaagagggtgtctcttcttatgtctcatattaatcacaatctcaaaaccaatgtctttaaataatttgtttttttttttttatcgataactttgcaactcagctGGCCGACTccgtgtaatttttcgcgggtgtgtgtgtgggggagggggtcctgtcacaactttgtggtagcgataaggatgcatttggagatattttcttaattcagccgaggcctatactttaacaatttgttgcatgtactctaataacAGTGCCGTCGGAAGCAacttgaaaaggggggggggctaaactaatcataaaaaatcttgacaCGAATTcctaaaatcatgaaaatcctaatccgggggggggggggggtatacctataactccaatcttacctgcccaattttccccccaaatcatgaaattcctaatccgtggtggtggGGTTTAGTATGTACCTACTATGACTCCAGTTTTCAATATCACtatgtattaatatttcattccctttaaagtcttttaatgaacaattttgtttgttgcgaggaaaaagtgggggggggggggaggtgggCTGAACCCTACCTGTTACTATTtccctaatggttaggtctaacgtggcaaaaaaaagtgtgtgtgtgggggggggggggggggttgcccCCCTAGTCCCCCCCCCTTCcaccggttccgacgcctatgaataaaaatacgtatatatctttatacacgattattcaaacaaagtcattaaatgtattttttttttcagttctaatagga
This is a stretch of genomic DNA from Crassostrea angulata isolate pt1a10 chromosome 4, ASM2561291v2, whole genome shotgun sequence. It encodes these proteins:
- the LOC128181191 gene encoding 8-oxo-dGDP phosphatase NUDT18-like yields the protein MADASPNLSCTETNKSEPGGDIEADLQKILNGQHVPVNHIAVGLDRIGNFVPKTKKTVYYIVGAILINDAGQILMIQEAKYSCYGQWYLPCGRVEREESFVEACKREVEEEAGLTFEPTTLLCVEYGSGYYYRLTFTGHVTGGKLKTLEHKDKESLQAEWIDPVHIQNKLLPIRAKDILPLIKLGYKHWERTVEQRFRPCLPLLYKHKHIINRPLIVQKMSDSEIYVLVNSEGGSHFPCGVDFSRTPSALLTAYFILKEAIGNTKGFKPRICGLVNLEYGGQPGSKEDGICFSILVSLDAPKLPELENSVYKWIKVQDSALIQNIVLLFEDGKSVPFIDLSAGRS